Proteins encoded in a region of the Rickettsia tillamookensis genome:
- a CDS encoding SDR family NAD(P)-dependent oxidoreductase, which translates to MSKVFVKDLVVFITGASRKKGIGRALVEEAIKRGAKKVYATARNISQLDDLVAKFQGKVAPVELDVTNLEQIKKVVQIAKDTQVLINNSGAVGFTGCIRNYNEEIARQEMEINYFAPFRLINAFSENLIKNSNCAIVNIISIGGLYPSPVHVTYSASKAALYSLTQAIRIEMMMYSHFIPVFGVYPGPIDTDMAEDIEVKKETPVNVALRVFDDMEQGILDITTDALSDNFVSYLKKDPQIIEALKKEFNRKN; encoded by the coding sequence ATGTCTAAAGTTTTCGTTAAAGATTTAGTTGTTTTTATAACCGGTGCTAGCCGAAAAAAAGGTATAGGACGAGCTCTTGTTGAAGAAGCAATAAAAAGGGGAGCAAAAAAAGTTTATGCTACGGCACGGAATATCTCTCAATTAGATGATCTAGTTGCAAAATTTCAAGGAAAAGTAGCTCCTGTTGAATTAGATGTAACTAACTTAGAGCAAATTAAAAAAGTTGTTCAAATAGCAAAAGATACTCAGGTTTTAATAAATAATTCCGGAGCGGTAGGGTTTACCGGTTGTATTCGTAATTACAACGAAGAAATAGCCCGCCAAGAGATGGAGATTAATTACTTTGCTCCGTTTCGTCTTATAAATGCTTTTTCAGAAAATCTTATAAAAAATAGTAATTGTGCTATAGTTAACATAATTTCTATTGGAGGATTGTATCCATCTCCGGTACATGTTACTTATTCAGCTTCAAAGGCGGCTCTATATTCTTTGACGCAAGCTATTAGAATAGAAATGATGATGTATTCGCATTTTATTCCTGTTTTTGGTGTTTATCCTGGTCCTATTGATACTGATATGGCTGAAGATATTGAAGTGAAGAAAGAAACCCCTGTTAATGTAGCTCTTCGTGTTTTTGATGACATGGAGCAGGGTATATTAGATATTACGACAGATGCATTATCTGATAATTTTGTAAGTTATTTAAAAAAAGATCCTCAAATTATTGAGGCACTCAAGAAAGAATTTAATAGAAAAAACTAA
- a CDS encoding cation:dicarboxylate symporter family transporter, with protein MSLEVKRLLYSISLSIKSIIGLFLPLIIFGLLFKSVVMLAKDATRIVFLILLLVCGSNFCSTFISHYVGIYIYQFDLSMISPIENDSLKPLWLLNFPNIISNDKIVFSSIILGFISSKFCAEIAIGLAFKIEAFVAKILRLFIYIIPLFIMGFIVKLQFDEVLGIIIKDYMFIFGTIAFAQFGYIFLAYFILSNCRVKEFIVSLSNMMPASISGFSAMSSVVSMPLSIIGAENNTNNKALARTVVPITVNIHLVGDCFAIPILAYAILKSYGLAEPTLFNYLIFAFYFVLAKFSVAAIPGGGIIVMLPILEQYLGFNTNMMSLITALYILFDPVITCANVLGNGAFVKLIDNIYSVTQKA; from the coding sequence ATGAGTTTAGAAGTAAAAAGGTTATTATATTCAATAAGTCTATCTATTAAATCTATAATTGGATTATTTCTTCCTTTAATTATTTTTGGCTTACTTTTTAAATCTGTTGTAATGCTAGCCAAAGATGCAACACGTATAGTTTTCTTAATATTATTACTAGTATGTGGGTCTAATTTTTGTTCTACCTTCATAAGTCATTATGTAGGTATATACATATATCAATTCGATTTATCAATGATCTCTCCTATAGAAAATGATAGCTTAAAGCCTTTATGGTTACTTAATTTCCCTAATATTATTTCTAATGATAAAATCGTATTTAGTAGTATTATCTTAGGCTTTATATCCTCAAAATTTTGTGCTGAGATTGCAATTGGATTGGCTTTCAAGATAGAAGCATTTGTTGCAAAAATATTGCGATTGTTTATCTATATAATTCCCTTATTTATAATGGGCTTTATCGTAAAATTACAGTTTGATGAAGTATTAGGTATAATTATTAAAGATTATATGTTCATTTTTGGGACAATCGCATTTGCTCAGTTTGGCTATATCTTTCTTGCTTATTTTATTTTAAGTAACTGTCGAGTTAAGGAATTCATAGTTAGCCTCAGTAATATGATGCCAGCGTCTATAAGTGGATTTAGTGCAATGTCTAGTGTTGTAAGTATGCCACTTAGTATAATAGGAGCGGAAAATAATACAAATAATAAAGCACTCGCTCGTACCGTTGTACCAATAACAGTAAATATTCACCTTGTTGGCGATTGTTTCGCTATACCGATTTTGGCTTATGCTATACTAAAAAGCTATGGATTAGCTGAACCTACTTTATTTAATTATCTTATTTTTGCTTTTTATTTTGTATTGGCAAAATTTTCAGTAGCAGCTATACCAGGTGGAGGAATTATTGTAATGCTTCCTATACTTGAACAATATCTAGGTTTTAATACTAATATGATGTCTCTGATTACAGCTCTTTATATCTTGTTTGATCCTGTGATCACTTGTGCTAATGTTTTAGGAAATGGTGCTTTTGTTAAACTGATAGATAATATATATAGTGTAACTCAGAAAGCTTAG
- the def gene encoding peptide deformylase, whose product MSILPIVTAPDERLKQKSQRVLEVTDQTRKFMDDMVKTMYHEDGGGLAAVQVGVLKRILVIDIKDHDPVERPKDFYPLFIVNPEIIEKSEELVTANEGCISLPEQRVEVARPESIKIRYLDYHGKPQELQTNDWLARVIQHEYDHLEGKLMIDYLSNLKRDVALRKLKKLKNNIV is encoded by the coding sequence ATGTCAATATTACCGATAGTAACAGCACCGGATGAAAGGTTAAAACAGAAATCTCAGAGAGTTTTAGAAGTTACCGATCAAACACGAAAATTTATGGATGATATGGTTAAAACTATGTACCATGAAGATGGGGGAGGGCTTGCAGCAGTACAAGTAGGGGTATTGAAACGTATTTTAGTAATTGATATAAAAGATCATGATCCGGTAGAAAGACCAAAGGATTTTTATCCGCTTTTTATAGTGAATCCTGAAATAATAGAAAAATCAGAAGAGCTAGTTACGGCTAATGAAGGCTGTATCTCATTACCGGAGCAACGTGTTGAGGTAGCAAGACCGGAATCTATAAAAATTAGATATTTAGACTATCATGGTAAACCGCAAGAACTTCAGACAAATGATTGGCTTGCAAGAGTTATCCAGCATGAGTATGATCATTTAGAAGGTAAGCTTATGATTGATTATTTAAGTAATTTAAAACGAGATGTAGCGCTTCGTAAGCTCAAGAAACTCAAAAATAATATAGTGTGA
- the iscX gene encoding Fe-S cluster assembly protein IscX yields the protein MHWGDIEEIAEQLEEHCSDQYNEKKISLLKLEKLIRDLKDFEDEEKKVEEVTLEEILDKWEELREEIREID from the coding sequence ATGCATTGGGGTGATATTGAAGAAATTGCCGAACAACTCGAAGAACATTGTAGCGATCAGTATAATGAAAAAAAAATTTCATTATTAAAGCTAGAGAAACTGATTAGAGATTTAAAGGACTTTGAAGATGAAGAGAAAAAAGTCGAAGAAGTTACATTAGAAGAAATTTTAGACAAATGGGAAGAATTACGTGAAGAAATTAGAGAAATTGATTAA
- a CDS encoding glycosyltransferase family 61 protein: protein MLKESDLEYDRIYINNLKYSWQIKSLEIVLNYLNIPEDKLFVVNSDCIIQATRLIIPSVPFIPVKGMPLPLWLKKDLRNIFIKDNSKAYDKIYISRKYASTRKIVNEEELIEKIEKLGFKIIYLELSSPYEQAQLFNKAKIIVGPHGSGFANLIFAAPKCKVVEIDHGTTPPRSFYKRMANYMSCDYYPFYVDQTTEEHLEDDININIDEFIKFLRSICK, encoded by the coding sequence ATATTAAAAGAATCGGACCTTGAATATGACCGTATCTATATTAATAATTTAAAATATTCATGGCAAATTAAGTCATTAGAAATAGTATTAAATTATTTAAATATACCGGAAGATAAGCTTTTTGTAGTAAATAGTGACTGTATAATTCAAGCTACTAGACTAATTATTCCATCTGTACCGTTTATTCCGGTAAAAGGTATGCCTTTGCCTTTATGGTTAAAAAAAGATTTAAGAAATATTTTTATTAAAGATAATAGTAAAGCATACGATAAAATATATATTTCTCGTAAATACGCTTCTACCAGAAAAATAGTTAATGAAGAAGAATTAATAGAAAAAATTGAGAAACTAGGCTTTAAGATAATATATCTAGAGCTATCCTCGCCGTATGAACAGGCTCAGCTTTTTAATAAAGCAAAAATAATAGTTGGACCGCACGGATCAGGATTTGCTAATCTTATTTTTGCGGCTCCAAAATGCAAAGTAGTAGAGATTGATCACGGCACAACTCCTCCTAGAAGTTTTTATAAAAGAATGGCAAATTATATGTCATGTGATTATTATCCTTTTTACGTAGATCAGACAACAGAAGAGCATTTAGAAGACGATATAAATATCAATATTGATGAATTTATTAAATTTCTTAGGTCTATCTGTAAATAA
- a CDS encoding HI0074 family nucleotidyltransferase substrate-binding subunit encodes MKEIFWKDSFLALGQAIQRLHEVIERTKIDKEPIFLDAAIQRFEFVIELFWKTLKKILKHEKTESNTPKDVLSKAFQFSLIDDEKLWLGMLDDRNITSHVYKYEDAQRVFENIKLYLPVLEKTYNKLEKKYFG; translated from the coding sequence ATGAAAGAAATATTTTGGAAAGATTCTTTCCTAGCACTAGGGCAAGCTATACAGCGTTTACACGAGGTTATAGAAAGAACTAAAATCGATAAAGAACCTATTTTTCTAGATGCTGCTATTCAAAGATTTGAATTTGTTATTGAATTATTTTGGAAAACCTTGAAAAAAATACTTAAACACGAAAAGACTGAAAGTAATACTCCAAAAGATGTCCTAAGTAAAGCTTTTCAGTTTAGTCTTATTGATGATGAGAAATTATGGCTCGGAATGCTTGATGATCGTAATATTACTTCTCATGTTTATAAATATGAAGATGCACAACGAGTTTTTGAAAATATTAAATTATATCTACCGGTTTTAGAAAAAACCTATAACAAACTAGAGAAGAAATATTTTGGATGA
- the queA gene encoding tRNA preQ1(34) S-adenosylmethionine ribosyltransferase-isomerase QueA — translation MKLSDFDFDLPSELIAQYPSDKRDHSDLLIAGTKPIKTKFYNILDYLREGDLLVFNNSKVIKAKLHLGKNVTINLNQKLSDNLWSAFAKPARKLSIGDEFIFDNHKVIITEKLAMGEIKVKFELDDISVFEFLDKYGEMPLPVYIRRHCEEGRSPDAAISLQNPEIATASQKTPRNDEKLDTLRYQTIYSKIEGSVAAPTAGLHFTKDILDKLKEKGVQTAFLTLHVGAGTFLPVKTENIHEHKMHTEYCSITPETAEIINKAKQEGRRIIAVGTTSLRTLESAYNNGIIKTGSFETDIFITPGFKFQTADMLLTNFHFPKSTLFMLICAFAGFKEMHELYKYAIKEKMRFFSYGDATLLYRKI, via the coding sequence ATGAAATTATCTGATTTTGACTTTGATTTACCAAGCGAGCTTATCGCACAATATCCATCTGATAAGCGTGATCACTCGGATTTATTAATTGCCGGGACAAAGCCTATTAAAACTAAATTCTATAACATACTAGATTACTTAAGAGAAGGTGACTTGTTAGTCTTTAATAACAGTAAAGTGATAAAAGCTAAGTTACATTTGGGGAAGAATGTTACAATAAATTTGAATCAAAAATTATCAGATAATCTATGGTCGGCTTTTGCTAAGCCTGCCCGTAAGCTTAGTATCGGTGATGAGTTTATTTTTGATAATCATAAGGTAATTATTACTGAAAAACTTGCGATGGGTGAGATTAAAGTAAAATTTGAACTTGATGATATTTCTGTATTTGAATTTTTGGACAAGTACGGCGAGATGCCGCTACCGGTTTATATTAGACGTCATTGCGAGGAAGGACGCAGTCCTGACGCGGCAATCTCGTTACAAAATCCTGAGATTGCCACGGCGTCCCAAAAAACGCCTCGCAATGACGAAAAGCTAGACACTCTACGCTACCAAACAATCTATAGTAAAATAGAAGGCTCGGTTGCAGCACCGACGGCAGGCTTGCATTTTACAAAGGATATACTTGATAAGCTTAAAGAAAAAGGAGTGCAAACCGCATTTTTAACATTACATGTGGGAGCGGGAACTTTTTTACCTGTAAAAACCGAAAATATTCATGAGCATAAAATGCACACCGAATATTGCTCTATTACTCCTGAAACTGCTGAAATCATCAACAAAGCAAAGCAAGAGGGAAGACGCATTATTGCAGTCGGCACTACCTCGCTTAGAACTCTTGAGAGTGCTTACAATAACGGCATCATAAAGACAGGTAGCTTTGAAACCGATATCTTCATAACCCCGGGCTTTAAATTCCAAACAGCCGATATGTTACTTACTAATTTCCATTTTCCTAAATCTACTTTATTTATGCTTATATGTGCTTTTGCCGGATTTAAAGAGATGCATGAATTATATAAATATGCTATAAAAGAAAAAATGCGTTTTTTCAGCTACGGCGATGCAACACTTTTGTATAGGAAGATATGA
- a CDS encoding nuclear transport factor 2 family protein: MTDTNLNKAISYYTAMRDKNFDEMASCLHPNINFIGPLSIMDGKESVVEAAKNFSMFFKNLTIREKFHDGDKVMLALDFDCPEPIGIFRGASLLSFNENLISRIELFYDARPFEKKKEEIFN, translated from the coding sequence ATGACTGATACTAACTTAAATAAAGCAATATCTTATTACACAGCTATGCGTGATAAAAATTTTGATGAAATGGCATCATGTTTACATCCCAACATTAATTTTATAGGTCCATTATCGATTATGGATGGTAAAGAATCAGTTGTAGAAGCTGCTAAAAATTTCTCGATGTTTTTTAAGAACCTTACAATTCGTGAAAAGTTTCATGACGGAGATAAGGTTATGTTAGCACTGGATTTTGATTGTCCTGAACCTATAGGTATTTTCAGGGGTGCTTCATTATTATCTTTTAATGAAAATCTTATTTCTCGAATAGAATTATTTTATGATGCTCGTCCTTTTGAAAAGAAAAAAGAAGAGATTTTTAATTAA
- a CDS encoding twin transmembrane helix small protein: protein MMWLLIAIGLTVLVLIIGVVSMAIGGKFDKKFSSKLMTLRVFFQAVAIFLLIIIYFYKVNL from the coding sequence ATGATGTGGTTATTAATTGCGATTGGTTTAACCGTTTTGGTTCTTATTATAGGGGTAGTGTCGATGGCTATCGGAGGAAAGTTTGATAAGAAATTTAGTTCAAAGCTAATGACTTTAAGAGTTTTTTTTCAGGCAGTTGCTATATTTTTATTGATTATAATATATTTTTATAAAGTTAATTTATAA
- the gyrA gene encoding DNA topoisomerase (ATP-hydrolyzing) subunit A: MTDQNFSNLVPVNIEDEMKVSYLDYAMSVIVSRAIPDVRDGLKPVHRRIIYSMHEAGNHASKPYRKSARIVGDVMGKYHPHGDSAIYDSLVRMAQDFSLRLPLVDGQGNFGSMDGDAAAAMRYTESRMAKVSHKLVEDIDKETVSFNPNYDGSEEEPSVLPAMFPNLLVNGSGGIAVGMATNIPPHNLGEVIDACCLYTDNNDIEILDLLEVVKGPDFPTGSMILGISGIRSAYLTGRGSIIMRGRAEIENIGNSRQAIIITEIPYMVNKARLVEKIAEMVKEKRIEGISDLRDESNKNGVRIFIELKKDVVAEVVLNQIYACTQLQTSFGVIMLALKDGLPKVMNLKEVIAAFVSFREVVITNRTIYLLNKARDRAHILLGLTIAVSNIDEIIRIIKASNDPNAAKQELMARSWDALNILPLVKLVDDKAMLNEHGKCNFTEVQAKAILEMRLQRLTAMEKNKLEDDLKNLATEIAEYLNILGSRTRLLEILKEELIKVKEEFATPRLTSIEFGEFDQDIEDLIQREEMVVTVTLGGYIKRVPLSSYRSQKRGGKGRSGLSMRDEDITTQVFVGSTHTPMLFFSNIGQVYSLKLYKLPLSNPQGKGRPMVNILPLKENEHITNIMPLPENQDEWDNLNIMFATAKGNIRRSDLLDFKKIQSNGKIAIRLDEDDKLIDVKPCKEDEHILLATKAGKALRFPVESLRIIKSRTSDGVRGMKLAKDDFVISMTVLKGISSTKEDRDAYLSVPWEQRLGIAKGEEFNPEELGVSLTVEAILEMANSEEFILTVTENGFGKRSSAYGYRITDRGGSGVINMDINDKTGLVVGVMPVKMDDELMLITNSGKLIRCKLESVRITGRNTSGVILFKLDDGEKVVSVSLIAETSENEEDSELEEEGLEQSEEV; the protein is encoded by the coding sequence GTGACTGATCAAAATTTTTCCAATTTAGTACCGGTAAATATCGAAGATGAGATGAAAGTATCTTATCTTGATTATGCTATGAGCGTTATAGTAAGTAGAGCTATACCGGATGTTCGGGACGGCTTAAAGCCGGTGCATCGCCGAATTATCTATTCTATGCATGAAGCCGGTAATCATGCGAGCAAACCTTATAGAAAATCCGCAAGAATTGTCGGTGACGTGATGGGTAAATACCATCCGCACGGTGACAGTGCTATTTACGACTCGTTAGTACGTATGGCACAAGATTTTTCCTTGCGTTTACCGCTTGTAGACGGGCAGGGTAATTTCGGCTCGATGGACGGTGATGCGGCAGCGGCAATGAGATATACCGAATCTCGAATGGCCAAAGTTTCGCATAAGCTTGTGGAGGATATCGATAAAGAGACCGTCAGCTTTAACCCTAATTACGATGGTTCTGAAGAAGAGCCTTCCGTACTTCCTGCAATGTTTCCCAATTTATTGGTTAACGGTAGCGGAGGTATTGCGGTCGGTATGGCAACTAATATCCCTCCGCACAATTTAGGTGAGGTTATCGATGCTTGTTGTTTATATACAGATAATAACGATATAGAAATATTAGATTTACTTGAAGTCGTTAAAGGACCTGATTTTCCTACAGGTTCAATGATTTTAGGTATTAGCGGTATTAGATCGGCATATCTTACCGGTAGAGGTAGTATAATTATGCGAGGTCGAGCCGAGATTGAGAATATCGGTAATAGCCGTCAAGCAATTATTATTACCGAAATACCGTATATGGTAAATAAAGCAAGGCTTGTTGAAAAGATTGCTGAGATGGTTAAAGAGAAACGTATTGAGGGTATAAGTGATTTACGTGACGAATCGAATAAAAACGGTGTAAGGATTTTTATTGAGTTAAAGAAAGATGTAGTTGCTGAAGTAGTCTTAAATCAAATATACGCATGTACGCAGCTACAAACTAGTTTCGGTGTTATTATGCTTGCTCTTAAAGACGGGCTACCGAAAGTGATGAATTTGAAAGAAGTAATTGCAGCTTTCGTTAGTTTTAGGGAAGTGGTAATTACTAACCGTACTATATATTTGCTAAATAAAGCAAGAGATAGAGCACATATTTTACTAGGATTAACCATTGCCGTTAGTAATATCGATGAAATAATACGTATTATTAAAGCTTCAAATGACCCCAATGCCGCTAAACAGGAATTAATGGCCCGTAGCTGGGATGCGTTAAATATTCTGCCGCTTGTAAAGCTTGTTGATGATAAAGCAATGTTAAATGAGCATGGTAAATGTAACTTTACCGAAGTGCAAGCAAAAGCAATCTTAGAAATGAGATTACAACGTTTAACTGCTATGGAGAAAAACAAGCTTGAAGATGATTTAAAAAACCTTGCTACGGAAATTGCCGAGTACCTTAATATACTTGGCTCTCGTACAAGGTTACTTGAGATTTTAAAGGAAGAGCTAATTAAAGTTAAAGAAGAATTTGCGACTCCTCGTCTTACTTCAATTGAATTCGGCGAATTTGATCAAGATATAGAAGATTTAATTCAGCGTGAAGAAATGGTTGTAACCGTAACGCTTGGCGGGTATATCAAGCGTGTACCTCTAAGTAGTTATCGTTCACAAAAACGTGGCGGTAAAGGAAGATCAGGGCTTTCAATGCGTGATGAAGATATTACCACGCAAGTTTTTGTCGGTAGTACTCATACGCCAATGTTGTTCTTCTCAAATATAGGTCAGGTTTATAGTTTAAAACTGTATAAATTACCTTTAAGTAATCCGCAAGGTAAAGGAAGACCAATGGTTAATATATTACCGTTGAAAGAAAATGAGCATATTACGAATATTATGCCGCTACCTGAAAATCAGGATGAGTGGGATAATTTAAATATTATGTTTGCAACTGCTAAGGGTAACATCAGAAGAAGCGATTTATTAGATTTCAAAAAGATTCAGTCGAACGGTAAAATTGCTATTAGGCTTGATGAGGACGATAAATTAATAGACGTAAAACCATGTAAAGAAGACGAGCATATTTTACTTGCTACCAAAGCCGGTAAAGCTTTAAGATTCCCTGTTGAATCACTGCGTATTATTAAGAGCCGTACTTCCGACGGGGTACGAGGTATGAAATTAGCTAAAGACGATTTCGTGATTTCTATGACCGTGCTTAAAGGCATTAGCAGTACAAAAGAAGATAGAGACGCTTATTTATCTGTGCCATGGGAGCAGAGGCTCGGCATTGCTAAAGGTGAAGAGTTTAATCCTGAAGAACTTGGCGTAAGCTTAACTGTCGAGGCTATTTTAGAAATGGCAAATTCCGAAGAATTTATTTTAACCGTAACTGAGAATGGTTTTGGTAAGAGAAGTTCGGCATATGGCTATAGAATTACCGATCGTGGCGGTAGCGGTGTAATTAATATGGATATCAACGACAAAACCGGTTTAGTAGTCGGCGTTATGCCGGTTAAAATGGATGATGAGTTAATGCTGATCACCAATAGCGGTAAGTTAATTCGCTGTAAACTTGAATCAGTGCGTATTACGGGACGTAACACTAGCGGTGTAATCCTATTTAAGCTAGATGATGGTGAAAAAGTCGTGTCTGTCTCTTTAATTGCTGAAACTTCTGAAAACGAAGAAGATAGTGAGTTAGAGGAAGAGGGATTAGAACAATCTGAAGAAGTGTAG
- a CDS encoding nucleotidyltransferase domain-containing protein: MSNIKEYSFFINLTKLPFIEEIWLFGSRSRGDNHERADIDIAILCPNANKDDWYQVLDIIDDADTLLKIDCVRFDTLNDDDKFKQNIINFKKILYKKGSY, encoded by the coding sequence ATGAGCAATATTAAAGAATATTCTTTTTTTATAAATCTAACCAAATTACCCTTTATAGAAGAGATTTGGCTTTTTGGCTCACGCAGCCGAGGTGATAATCATGAGCGTGCTGATATTGATATCGCCATCCTTTGTCCTAATGCAAATAAAGATGATTGGTATCAAGTTTTAGACATAATAGATGATGCAGATACACTTTTAAAAATAGATTGTGTACGATTCGATACATTAAACGATGATGATAAGTTTAAACAAAATATCATTAATTTTAAAAAAATTCTTTATAAAAAAGGTTCATACTAA
- the fmt gene encoding methionyl-tRNA formyltransferase, whose product MKIIFMGTPEFAVPALKKLITHHEVKAVFTQQPKAKGRGLNLAKSPIHQLAFEHQIPVYTPSTLRNDEIINLINKVNADIIVVIAYGFIVPKAILEAKKYGCLNIHPSDLPRHRGAAPLQRTIIEGDRKSSVCIMRMDAGLDTGDILMKEDFDLEERTTLEELHNKCANLGSELLIKTLANIDNIVAIKQSSDGITYAHKLTKEEGKINWHESAYKIDCKIRGMNPWPGAYFSYNDKIIKILEAEYLNADHHFTSGTVISDKLEIACGSGILRVKKLQQESKKALNIEEFLRGTNILKDTVLK is encoded by the coding sequence GTGAAAATAATCTTTATGGGAACGCCTGAATTTGCAGTTCCCGCTCTTAAAAAACTTATAACTCATCACGAAGTTAAAGCTGTTTTTACACAGCAACCTAAAGCTAAGGGTAGAGGACTAAACTTAGCTAAATCTCCAATACATCAATTAGCATTTGAGCATCAAATTCCTGTTTATACTCCTTCTACTCTTCGTAATGATGAAATAATAAATCTAATTAATAAAGTTAATGCTGATATTATAGTTGTTATTGCATATGGTTTTATTGTGCCGAAAGCTATATTAGAGGCTAAAAAATACGGCTGTCTTAATATCCATCCATCCGATTTGCCTCGTCATAGAGGAGCGGCTCCTCTGCAGCGTACTATTATAGAGGGCGACCGGAAAAGTAGCGTATGTATTATGCGTATGGATGCGGGGCTTGATACGGGCGATATATTGATGAAAGAAGACTTTGATTTAGAAGAAAGGACAACATTGGAAGAATTGCACAATAAATGTGCTAATTTAGGATCTGAATTACTAATAAAAACACTTGCAAATATCGATAATATAGTGGCGATAAAACAATCAAGTGATGGCATTACGTATGCTCATAAATTAACTAAAGAAGAAGGAAAAATTAATTGGCATGAATCCGCATATAAGATAGATTGTAAAATAAGAGGCATGAATCCCTGGCCCGGAGCATATTTTAGTTATAATGATAAAATAATTAAAATCCTTGAAGCAGAATATTTAAATGCGGATCATCACTTTACTTCCGGCACCGTTATTAGCGATAAGCTGGAAATAGCTTGTGGAAGCGGTATATTACGAGTGAAAAAACTTCAGCAAGAGAGTAAAAAAGCTTTGAATATAGAAGAATTTTTACGTGGTACAAATATTTTAAAAGATACAGTATTAAAATAA
- the zapE gene encoding cell division protein ZapE, translated as MIKFSTSLILDSKQAALLEELKQLAAELNKPKSLFKFFNQKNLKSGIYLYGPVGSGKTMLMNSFFEEISIPKIIIHYQNFMQEIHKSMHKLQTENQKDIIPKIAKNYAKHTKLLCIDEFEIKDITDAMIIGRLFNELIKQNIFIFITSNTSPHNLYKDGLQRESFLPFIKIINNTFYVKYLDNQHDYRFDKALGVKGARIIYPLTLENQNKLEKIITDISDNNLVSQNIQVLGREISFQKVHKRILVTDYNELFTRDLSYIDYVNICQNFNVIIVGNIHTIDANDTNTAVRFINFIDNAYFYKILLFMSLEDNPNKIYQGSARAAEFKRTISRLNEMNSTAYLLNNDFRN; from the coding sequence ATGATAAAATTCTCTACTTCATTAATATTAGATTCAAAACAAGCTGCATTATTAGAAGAATTAAAACAACTAGCAGCAGAACTTAACAAACCTAAGAGCTTATTTAAGTTCTTTAATCAAAAAAATTTAAAAAGCGGGATTTATTTATACGGTCCAGTGGGCAGCGGTAAGACTATGCTTATGAATTCTTTTTTTGAAGAGATAAGCATACCTAAAATAATAATACACTATCAGAACTTTATGCAGGAAATTCATAAATCTATGCATAAATTACAAACAGAAAATCAAAAAGATATCATTCCTAAAATTGCTAAAAACTATGCTAAACATACTAAACTGTTATGTATAGATGAGTTTGAAATTAAAGACATTACCGATGCAATGATAATCGGTAGATTATTTAATGAATTAATAAAGCAAAATATTTTTATTTTTATAACCTCTAACACGAGTCCCCATAATCTTTACAAAGACGGATTACAACGAGAATCTTTCTTACCTTTTATAAAGATAATCAATAATACATTTTACGTTAAATATCTAGATAATCAGCATGATTATCGATTTGATAAAGCGTTAGGAGTTAAAGGGGCAAGGATAATTTATCCCTTAACTTTAGAAAACCAAAACAAACTTGAAAAAATTATCACAGATATTAGTGATAATAATCTCGTTTCTCAAAATATACAGGTTCTAGGTAGAGAAATATCCTTTCAAAAAGTACATAAAAGAATATTAGTAACAGATTATAATGAATTATTTACAAGAGACTTAAGCTATATCGATTATGTTAATATTTGTCAAAATTTCAACGTTATTATAGTGGGGAATATTCATACTATCGATGCTAATGATACAAATACAGCCGTTAGATTTATCAATTTTATCGATAATGCCTATTTCTATAAAATACTCTTATTTATGAGCTTAGAAGATAACCCAAATAAAATATATCAAGGTTCAGCACGAGCCGCAGAATTCAAACGCACTATCTCAAGACTAAATGAAATGAATAGTACGGCTTATTTGTTAAATAATGATTTTAGGAATTGA